One segment of Odontesthes bonariensis isolate fOdoBon6 chromosome 1, fOdoBon6.hap1, whole genome shotgun sequence DNA contains the following:
- the LOC142396912 gene encoding RNA guanine-N7 methyltransferase-activating subunit-like protein: MTETPENPQSYEELFAHRFTSEDSEYQQYLNRPADLPPIVEDWNGRGGGNQRGRDNRYQDRRGHGDRGWGGGRGWRGDRHGHQHWHDRDRDRHGGHGSGYQSGRPGSNQGSNSYHQRPHYDRY; the protein is encoded by the exons ATGACCGAGACTCCGGAAAACCCGCAGAGCTACGAGGAGCTGTTTGCCCACCGATTTACATCAGAGGATTCTGAATACCAGCAATATCTGAACCGTCCTGCTGACCTCCCACCCATTGTGGAGGACTGGAATGGGCGTGGAGGAGGAAACCAGCGAGGCAGGGACAACAG GTACCAGGACCGTCGAGGACACGGAGACCGTGGGTGGGGAGGAGGCAGAGGTTGGCGAGGGGACCGTCATGGGCATCAGCACTGGCATGATAGAGATAGAGACAGGCACGGGGGGCATGGAAGTGGGTATCAGTCAGGACGTCCAGGCTCCAACCAGGGATCCAACTCCTATCATCAGAGACCACATTATGACCGCTACTGA